A single region of the Candidatus Dependentiae bacterium genome encodes:
- a CDS encoding DciA family protein produces the protein MAQEIKNLIPSILHGDQNWKFKLLSNWHAIFGPLSTRVSLEKIHDDILILGVQDSCWLQELYLLSTVLLKTINETLDQPRIKNLRFKIIGNKKKKQPQQLKQKVWSKHAVTLTTVEDNALHKIQDPQLRDALKNFLIRCHQEKV, from the coding sequence ATGGCACAAGAGATTAAAAATTTAATACCAAGTATCCTGCACGGCGACCAGAATTGGAAGTTCAAACTTCTGAGTAACTGGCATGCTATTTTTGGACCACTCAGCACACGAGTCAGTCTAGAGAAAATTCATGATGACATCCTCATTCTTGGCGTCCAGGATTCTTGTTGGTTGCAAGAACTTTATCTTCTATCAACCGTATTACTTAAAACAATTAACGAAACCCTAGACCAACCACGCATAAAAAATTTACGCTTCAAGATAATAGGGAATAAAAAAAAGAAGCAACCACAACAACTGAAGCAAAAAGTTTGGTCCAAGCATGCGGTAACCTTAACAACAGTAGAAGACAATGCATTACACAAAATACAAGACCCACAGCTCCGTGATGCATTAAAAAACTTTTTGATACGTTGTCATCAGGAG
- a CDS encoding HAD-IC family P-type ATPase: MNKFSALFSEYTTKTIEDIATDFGVSMHDGLSDAQVLERQAVYGLNEIKTREIGWADILWRQLKSPFIYLLLGVAVLYFFLQSYFDASVILCIVFINTFFSFFQEYRAHKASQFLQQSIVTHVTVLRHGQEVDVPHNQLVPGDIVVLYPGDIIPADLRFIEAQNVTIDESVLTGESVPVAKTNQPSPESINEIFKASNIGFYGTTVVSGKALGIVFATGKNSALGDIVDLTAHTVQLSSFEKGLALFSTFVIRLMIISLLILFCANLIVKGHSVNFLELLLFASALALSIIPEALPIVMTFALSQGAIRLAHRKTIVKRLSAIDDLGNIEILCTDKTGTLTENVSKVEAVYGVNPREAVLGAYLVVHHPKKKLVTIKGFDLALDANLTLEEKVAVQAYTHVAEVPFDPARLRNIVLVRQQELYELIVRGAPETVLESCIGLTTEEKQRMQEWIVDQGHQGRRVLVVAKKVVQVDDPNTYDLVGQEHDLNFMGMIAFGDPLKKTSIEAIAKARALGVTIKILSGDTREVCGAIAQQVGLIQHRDEVVTGDEFAKKSAAEKEELVNTRSVFARVSPQQKYEIIVLLQKDKSVAYMGDGINDAPALKVANVALAVNDAVDVAREASDIILLKKSLLVVIEGIEEGRVIFSNILKYIRTILSTTFSNFYSLAFASLILDFLPMLPVQLLLNNILSDLPMLAIATDSTDLNELKRPAKYDVRGLAVVSTVLALTTSLFDIIFFALFFHVAPAVLQTGWFIESMFTELVFIFSIRTTRAFFRGSMPSIPLVVLTLGVGAVSLVLPFTEFGQRVFHFVPLELTQLLIIAGVVIVYFITVDLVKVLYYRMFNNNNT; this comes from the coding sequence GTGAATAAATTTAGTGCTCTTTTCTCTGAATATACGACTAAAACCATCGAAGATATTGCCACAGATTTTGGCGTATCGATGCATGATGGTTTGTCCGATGCGCAAGTGCTTGAGCGTCAAGCAGTCTACGGTTTGAATGAAATAAAAACGCGAGAAATTGGCTGGGCGGATATTTTATGGCGCCAGCTCAAATCGCCCTTTATTTATTTGCTCTTGGGCGTAGCAGTGCTCTATTTCTTTCTGCAGAGTTATTTTGATGCGTCAGTAATTTTATGTATTGTTTTTATCAATACCTTTTTTAGTTTCTTTCAAGAGTATCGCGCACACAAAGCATCCCAATTTCTACAGCAATCGATTGTTACCCATGTTACGGTGTTGCGCCATGGCCAAGAGGTTGATGTGCCGCACAATCAACTGGTGCCTGGCGACATTGTCGTCTTGTATCCCGGTGATATTATTCCGGCAGATCTTCGTTTTATAGAGGCTCAAAATGTTACGATTGATGAGTCGGTTTTAACAGGAGAATCGGTGCCCGTTGCAAAAACTAACCAACCATCGCCAGAATCCATTAATGAAATTTTCAAAGCATCCAATATCGGATTTTATGGCACCACCGTGGTGAGTGGCAAGGCGCTGGGCATTGTTTTTGCAACAGGAAAAAATAGTGCTTTGGGTGACATTGTTGATTTAACTGCTCATACGGTGCAGTTGAGTAGCTTTGAAAAAGGGTTGGCTCTTTTTAGCACCTTTGTCATACGTCTCATGATCATTTCGTTGTTGATTTTGTTTTGCGCCAATCTTATCGTTAAGGGGCATTCGGTTAATTTTCTTGAGCTGCTCCTTTTTGCGAGTGCTTTGGCATTGAGTATTATTCCCGAAGCATTGCCGATTGTCATGACTTTCGCCTTGTCTCAGGGAGCGATTCGTCTGGCGCACCGCAAAACTATTGTCAAACGACTTTCTGCTATTGACGATTTGGGTAATATAGAGATTTTATGTACCGATAAAACCGGAACCTTGACAGAAAACGTTTCAAAAGTTGAAGCGGTGTATGGTGTCAATCCTCGTGAGGCAGTGCTTGGGGCCTATCTGGTTGTGCATCATCCAAAAAAAAAATTAGTCACTATTAAAGGTTTTGATTTGGCGTTGGATGCAAATCTTACCCTAGAAGAAAAAGTTGCTGTGCAAGCCTATACTCACGTGGCTGAAGTCCCTTTTGACCCAGCACGTCTTAGAAATATTGTGTTGGTTCGTCAGCAAGAGTTGTATGAACTCATAGTTCGCGGTGCTCCAGAAACAGTTCTTGAATCGTGTATTGGATTAACAACAGAAGAAAAACAACGCATGCAGGAATGGATAGTTGATCAAGGGCATCAAGGGCGGCGTGTGCTTGTTGTTGCAAAAAAAGTAGTGCAGGTTGATGACCCTAACACCTACGATCTTGTAGGTCAGGAACATGATTTAAACTTTATGGGGATGATAGCATTTGGCGATCCGTTAAAGAAAACTTCTATAGAAGCAATTGCTAAGGCTCGCGCGTTAGGGGTTACCATAAAAATATTGAGTGGTGACACGCGCGAAGTCTGTGGTGCCATAGCTCAGCAAGTTGGCTTGATTCAACATCGAGACGAAGTAGTGACGGGCGATGAGTTTGCCAAAAAATCAGCAGCAGAAAAAGAGGAGCTGGTAAACACGCGGTCAGTCTTTGCCCGTGTTTCTCCGCAACAAAAATACGAAATTATTGTGTTACTGCAAAAAGATAAATCAGTTGCTTATATGGGCGATGGCATTAACGATGCACCAGCACTCAAAGTAGCTAATGTTGCTTTGGCGGTGAATGATGCGGTGGATGTCGCTCGCGAAGCATCCGATATCATATTACTCAAAAAGAGCTTGTTGGTGGTTATTGAAGGTATTGAAGAAGGCAGGGTAATTTTTTCTAACATACTCAAATATATTCGTACGATATTGTCGACGACATTTAGTAATTTTTATTCGTTGGCATTTGCGTCGTTGATTCTTGATTTTTTACCTATGCTTCCCGTGCAATTATTATTGAATAATATTTTGTCTGATTTGCCTATGCTTGCCATTGCGACCGATTCAACCGATTTAAATGAATTGAAACGGCCCGCAAAATACGATGTTCGTGGCCTGGCTGTAGTTTCGACAGTTTTGGCACTCACGACGTCGCTGTTTGATATTATTTTTTTTGCATTGTTTTTTCATGTTGCACCAGCTGTATTGCAAACGGGTTGGTTTATCGAAAGTATGTTCACTGAGCTCGTATTCATTTTTTCCATTCGCACCACAAGAGCTTTTTTTAGAGGATCAATGCCTTCAATACCTTTGGTTGTATTGACTCTTGGCGTTGGTGCTGTGTCTTTGGTCTTGCCATTTACTGAGTTTGGTCAACGGGTGTTTCATTTCGTTCCTTTAGAATTGACACAGTTATTGATAATAGCAGGTGTTGTTATTGTTTACTTTATTACGGTCGATTTGGTTAAAGTATTGTATTACCGTATGTTCAATAACAACAATACTTAA
- a CDS encoding archease, whose product MVKDFESLSHTADIKIRVYGDTLEELFRHALIGMFQTVGPQAPDCVVRDGRLVCMQLPQHHSVEVESLDYESLLVDFLSHALYLSDVHNEAYLDVVIEQLTPTFIKASLHGVKITGFEVVEIKAVTYHDLEIKQINGAWQAIIVFDI is encoded by the coding sequence GTGGTTAAAGATTTTGAGTCGTTGTCGCATACAGCAGACATAAAAATTCGTGTCTATGGTGACACATTAGAAGAATTGTTCAGGCATGCTTTGATAGGCATGTTTCAGACCGTAGGCCCACAAGCTCCCGACTGTGTTGTGCGTGATGGCAGGTTGGTGTGCATGCAGTTGCCGCAACACCACAGCGTAGAGGTTGAATCTCTTGATTATGAATCGTTGCTCGTTGATTTTCTATCGCATGCTTTATATCTTTCTGATGTGCATAATGAGGCCTATTTAGATGTTGTCATCGAACAGCTAACACCAACGTTCATCAAGGCTTCCTTGCATGGCGTTAAGATCACTGGCTTTGAAGTGGTGGAAATTAAAGCCGTGACCTATCACGATTTAGAAATCAAGCAGATTAATGGTGCATGGCAGGCGATCATTGTATTTGATATTTAA